Proteins co-encoded in one Cytobacillus sp. NJ13 genomic window:
- a CDS encoding sugar-binding transcriptional regulator, translating to MDWHEKRQLVKVANLYYKEGLTQADVAKKLKVSRPVISKLLQKAKDEGIVNIYIKDESVMTVELEHKLEQYFNLESAIVVPNNDLPGEMAKQAIGQAGATYISRNIKNVQSIGISWGTTLSSLIQEYPYERRNDIQVVPLEGGMGVKEVEIHANHLANELAKKIKGQCTYLYAPAIVATEELRERLMAMPDIELVLQSGRNVDMAIIGIGNPHKESTLMKIGYLKEEDLSQLQRLGVVGDIGFRFYNSQGIQVDDTINKRVIGISLEELKNIDTVIALVEGQQKAESVLGALHGQFINVLIIDEKTASAVINKYESAEKSSEQNSV from the coding sequence GTGGATTGGCATGAAAAGAGGCAATTGGTGAAGGTTGCAAACCTATATTATAAAGAAGGTCTGACACAGGCGGATGTTGCAAAAAAATTAAAAGTTTCGAGGCCTGTCATTTCAAAGCTGCTTCAAAAAGCAAAAGATGAAGGTATTGTAAATATCTACATTAAAGATGAGAGTGTTATGACAGTGGAACTGGAACATAAATTGGAACAATATTTCAATCTTGAAAGTGCTATTGTTGTACCCAATAATGATTTGCCGGGAGAGATGGCCAAGCAGGCAATTGGTCAGGCTGGAGCCACGTATATATCCCGGAATATTAAAAATGTGCAGAGTATAGGGATATCCTGGGGCACCACACTCTCCAGCCTAATTCAGGAATATCCCTATGAACGCAGAAATGATATTCAAGTAGTTCCTTTAGAAGGAGGAATGGGTGTTAAGGAAGTCGAAATACATGCTAATCATTTAGCAAATGAACTGGCGAAGAAAATTAAAGGGCAATGCACTTATTTATATGCACCGGCCATTGTGGCAACAGAAGAACTTAGAGAAAGGCTCATGGCCATGCCGGATATTGAACTTGTATTACAGAGCGGCCGAAACGTAGACATGGCAATTATTGGGATTGGAAATCCACACAAAGAATCTACTTTAATGAAGATAGGATATTTAAAAGAGGAGGACTTGTCACAGCTGCAGAGGCTGGGGGTAGTAGGCGATATTGGCTTCAGATTTTACAACAGCCAGGGCATACAGGTGGATGATACTATAAATAAAAGGGTTATTGGAATATCACTGGAGGAATTAAAGAATATAGACACAGTTATTGCTCTTGTGGAGGGGCAGCAAAAAGCAGAAAGTGTTCTGGGAGCATTGCATGGCCAATTTATTAATGTATTGATAATTGATGAAAAGACGGCAAGCGCTGTAATAAATAAATATGAAAGCGCAGAGAAAAGTTCTGAACAGAACAGTGTCTGA
- a CDS encoding bh protein gives MKISETDTYLFCSKCLDETLHHVRYLNGKINKIQCDNCKRTNEMNMDFKRELYKEVYKRITSKPFRLSQELKNNPNKLAEDLPKRVLSKPYRLMKYLSETKESYKKIKGE, from the coding sequence ATGAAAATTTCAGAAACTGATACCTACCTATTTTGTTCAAAATGTTTAGATGAAACCCTGCATCATGTTAGATATTTAAATGGGAAAATCAATAAGATTCAATGTGACAATTGTAAACGTACGAATGAAATGAATATGGACTTCAAAAGAGAATTATATAAGGAAGTTTATAAAAGAATTACTTCAAAACCATTTAGATTATCCCAGGAATTAAAAAACAATCCCAACAAATTAGCAGAGGACTTGCCAAAAAGAGTACTAAGCAAACCATACCGTCTAATGAAGTATTTGAGTGAAACAAAAGAATCCTATAAAAAAATAAAGGGAGAATAA